In the genome of Gloeotrichia echinulata CP02, one region contains:
- a CDS encoding ABC transporter ATP-binding protein, whose product MTNDDPNQYGLFSPSNLSHNIVLEAKALTRRFGGLVAVNNVSFAVSKDEIFGLIGPNGAGKTTLFNLITSLISPSSGELLYQGAAISQLRPHQIAGLGIARTFQNIRLFGELSALDNVIIGRHLHTKSGMITGVMGLPSALKEERKTRRKALDLLELVGLSDRAEEKAKNFPYGDQRRLEIARALALEPQILLLDEPAAGMNPHEKQQLSEFIRNLRELFNLTIILIEHHVPLVMGLCDRIAVLDFGQLIALGEPSVVRNDPAVIEAYLGNE is encoded by the coding sequence ATGACAAATGACGACCCTAACCAGTACGGTTTATTTTCGCCAAGTAACTTATCTCATAATATCGTCTTAGAAGCGAAAGCTTTGACTCGTCGCTTTGGTGGTCTTGTGGCGGTAAATAATGTATCTTTCGCCGTCAGTAAAGATGAAATTTTTGGTCTGATTGGTCCTAATGGTGCTGGTAAAACAACATTGTTTAATTTGATTACGTCCTTAATTTCGCCTTCTAGTGGTGAGTTACTTTATCAAGGTGCTGCAATTTCTCAACTGCGTCCCCACCAAATTGCAGGTTTGGGTATCGCTCGCACTTTTCAAAATATCCGCTTGTTTGGTGAATTATCGGCTTTAGATAATGTCATTATCGGCAGACATTTACATACCAAAAGTGGTATGATTACAGGGGTTATGGGATTGCCTTCAGCGCTTAAAGAAGAACGCAAAACTAGGCGGAAAGCTTTAGATTTATTGGAGCTTGTAGGCTTGAGCGATCGCGCTGAGGAAAAAGCCAAAAATTTTCCTTACGGAGACCAACGCCGTTTGGAAATCGCCCGCGCTTTAGCCCTAGAACCGCAAATATTACTCCTCGATGAACCCGCAGCGGGGATGAATCCTCATGAAAAGCAGCAACTGAGTGAATTTATCCGCAATCTCAGAGAACTGTTTAATTTGACGATAATTTTGATTGAACATCATGTACCTTTGGTCATGGGTTTGTGCGATCGCATTGCTGTTTTAGATTTTGGTCAATTGATCGCTTTGGGTGAACCATCTGTGGTCAGAAATGACCCGGCTGTGATTGAAGCTTATTTGGGTAATGAATGA
- a CDS encoding FAD-dependent oxidoreductase produces MQQDLQPIVKDLVLIGGGHSHVIVLKMFGMKPLPGVRLTLITTDANTPYSGMLPGHIAGFYSHDECHIDLRPLANFAQTQLYIDRVIGIDIANKKVICTNHPAVDFDVISIDIGSTPATISVSGAAEYAIPAKPVSQLLEHWHQLVEIVAKNPQKAIKIGIVGGGAGGVELALSMQAHLQRILHQNQQPRQNLEIHLFQRDAELTPNYYQSVRLQIQQILIRRGIKLHLGETVCQIEHKNLTPNPFLQPERGIEEILQIKCKSGLIVECNKIFWVTQASAPEWIKTSGLRTNEPGFILVDDTLQSPTHPYIFAAGDIATMVNHPRPKAGVFAVRQGKPLFENLQRFLLGKSLKPYKPQQEYLSLIGTGDGRAMAIRGRLILPPHKLLWCGKDWIDRRFMKSFSNLSCARLT; encoded by the coding sequence ATGCAGCAAGATTTACAGCCGATAGTTAAAGACCTAGTGCTGATTGGTGGTGGTCATAGCCATGTGATTGTGCTGAAGATGTTTGGGATGAAACCCTTACCTGGTGTTCGTTTGACTTTGATTACGACAGATGCAAATACACCTTATTCGGGAATGCTACCGGGACACATTGCTGGATTTTATAGCCACGATGAATGTCATATAGACTTAAGACCTTTAGCAAATTTTGCTCAAACACAGTTGTACATTGACAGAGTAATTGGTATTGACATAGCAAATAAAAAAGTGATCTGTACTAACCATCCAGCGGTAGATTTTGATGTTATATCTATTGATATTGGCAGTACGCCAGCGACAATATCTGTATCGGGTGCAGCAGAATATGCGATTCCAGCTAAACCAGTTTCACAATTACTAGAACATTGGCATCAGCTAGTAGAAATTGTAGCGAAAAATCCTCAAAAAGCAATTAAAATTGGGATTGTCGGTGGAGGTGCTGGCGGTGTAGAATTAGCACTATCGATGCAAGCACATTTACAGCGAATTTTGCATCAAAATCAACAACCAAGGCAGAATTTAGAAATTCATTTATTTCAACGTGATGCAGAATTGACGCCGAATTATTATCAGTCAGTGCGGCTGCAAATTCAGCAAATTTTAATTAGACGTGGTATTAAGTTGCATTTAGGGGAAACAGTTTGTCAAATCGAACATAAGAACTTGACCCCTAACCCTTTTTTGCAACCAGAAAGGGGAATAGAAGAAATATTGCAAATCAAATGTAAATCTGGGTTGATAGTAGAGTGCAATAAAATTTTCTGGGTAACACAAGCATCAGCACCCGAATGGATAAAAACATCAGGACTGAGGACTAATGAGCCAGGTTTTATTTTGGTAGATGACACATTACAATCGCCAACGCACCCCTACATATTTGCAGCGGGTGATATTGCGACAATGGTAAATCATCCCCGTCCGAAAGCTGGGGTATTTGCTGTGCGACAGGGTAAGCCTTTATTTGAGAATTTGCAGCGATTTTTATTAGGAAAATCTCTCAAACCCTATAAACCACAGCAAGAATATTTAAGCTTAATTGGTACAGGGGATGGACGAGCTATGGCTATCCGAGGTAGGCTGATTTTACCACCTCATAAACTCTTGTGGTGTGGGAAAGATTGGATTGATCGCCGCTTTATGAAAAGCTTTAGTAATTTGTCATGCGCTAGGCTAACTTAA
- a CDS encoding ABC transporter ATP-binding protein produces MNADTRRYVEDKQDFTILEVQDLDVNYGGIQALKKINLTIKKGEVVTLIGANGAGKTTTLRAISKIVNPQNGNIIYNGRNITRRQAHEVVKLGLAHCPEGRRVLARQTVFDNLLLGAYIRSHQAEIKADIQHQFELFPRLAQRRNQLAGTLSGGEQQMLAIARAIMSRPQLLLLDEPSLGLAPAIVREIFTIIQNLRATGVTILLVEQNANLALQIADRGYVLEAGSITLTGAAAELISDERVKKAYLG; encoded by the coding sequence ATGAACGCCGATACACGCCGATATGTAGAGGATAAGCAAGATTTCACGATTTTAGAGGTTCAAGACCTTGATGTGAATTATGGTGGAATTCAGGCTCTGAAAAAAATTAATTTAACTATTAAAAAAGGCGAGGTGGTGACGTTAATTGGTGCTAATGGTGCGGGGAAAACTACCACGCTCCGCGCTATATCAAAAATAGTTAATCCTCAAAATGGGAATATTATTTATAATGGCAGAAATATTACTCGCCGTCAAGCGCATGAAGTGGTAAAACTTGGTCTAGCTCATTGTCCTGAAGGACGTAGGGTATTAGCTAGGCAAACGGTTTTTGATAACTTATTATTGGGTGCTTATATTCGCAGTCATCAAGCAGAGATTAAGGCAGATATTCAACACCAATTTGAGTTATTTCCCAGGTTAGCACAAAGACGCAATCAACTAGCAGGAACCCTCAGCGGTGGTGAACAACAAATGTTAGCGATCGCTCGTGCTATCATGAGTAGACCACAACTGTTACTCTTAGATGAACCTAGCCTGGGTTTAGCACCAGCTATTGTCAGAGAAATATTCACCATTATTCAAAATTTGCGGGCTACAGGCGTGACAATTTTATTAGTAGAACAAAATGCTAATCTCGCCTTGCAAATTGCAGACCGGGGATATGTACTCGAAGCCGGTTCTATTACTTTAACAGGTGCGGCTGCAGAATTAATTAGTGATGAGCGGGTGAAAAAGGCTTATTTGGGATAA
- a CDS encoding pentapeptide repeat-containing protein: MNGYQNGKILLPRNKNYLPNIDLGIITSRRKIKKTKFPSPKQRLKIAFEQLDNHQNLETSLTAIDDLEQIALEYPQFHWIIMDNLTMFVRNHAPYQPQAELKPNTSLGIRQDIQAALTVIARRDINQDPENEQLDLSHTDMSGVNLSGANLEKANLYQSNLSGAELCGANLSGVILTAANLKGANLSGANLHRTILSAANLDCANLSDANLYQANLYLATLYDAILDNTMFRGANLRECKFSDVDIPD, from the coding sequence ATGAATGGTTATCAGAATGGTAAAATTCTTTTGCCGAGGAATAAAAATTACTTGCCGAATATAGATTTGGGAATAATCACCAGTAGGAGAAAAATCAAGAAAACTAAATTTCCATCCCCCAAGCAACGCTTAAAAATAGCCTTTGAACAGCTAGATAATCATCAAAATCTAGAAACAAGTCTGACTGCAATTGATGATTTAGAGCAAATCGCCCTTGAATATCCACAATTTCACTGGATAATCATGGACAATCTCACTATGTTTGTCCGTAATCATGCGCCCTATCAGCCCCAAGCAGAACTGAAACCTAACACATCCCTAGGAATTCGTCAAGATATTCAAGCAGCTTTGACTGTAATTGCTAGAAGAGATATCAACCAAGACCCAGAAAATGAGCAACTTGATTTGAGTCATACAGACATGAGCGGCGTCAACCTTTCAGGGGCTAATCTAGAAAAGGCAAACCTCTATCAAAGTAATCTTTCAGGCGCAGAACTTTGCGGGGCTAATTTATCTGGAGTAATCCTCACTGCAGCCAACCTCAAAGGCGCAAACCTATCTGGGGCTAATTTGCATCGAACAATCCTCAGTGCAGCCAACCTCGACTGCGCCAACCTCTCTGATGCTAACCTGTATCAGGCTAATCTATATCTAGCGACCCTATATGACGCCATCCTCGATAATACCATGTTTCGTGGGGCAAATCTCAGAGAGTGCAAATTTTCAGATGTAGATATACCAGACTAG
- a CDS encoding branched-chain amino acid ABC transporter permease codes for MADFINTYGAIIVSMVLGALLGLSLYLPLMAGQLSLASPGFYAVGGYIAAILSTTVFPTPTGDLFPIPLVLLEMIIAGIICGLLGVAVGIPVLRLRGIYLAIATIAFVEVLRVISLNLDITGGAIGIPNIPQPFVSQIEYLWIALPLLIISMVLFYRLERIRVGRAFTAIREDELAAGAMGINPTSYKVLAFTLGAILAGVVGAISAHFLNTWNSRQGTFDASIIYLTFVLIGGSRTFLGSVVGGMVFTALPEILRNVADTGGLPNWLGQFLRDGRLIVFGLLIVVGTIFFPQGLVTPDIFKRRTSNRNRQT; via the coding sequence ATGGCAGATTTTATCAATACTTACGGCGCAATTATCGTCTCTATGGTATTAGGGGCGCTGCTGGGTTTATCGCTATATTTACCCTTGATGGCTGGACAGTTATCTTTAGCTAGTCCTGGATTTTATGCGGTGGGTGGATATATTGCAGCAATTCTATCAACTACCGTTTTTCCAACTCCTACTGGAGATTTATTTCCGATTCCTCTGGTGTTATTGGAAATGATAATTGCAGGAATAATTTGTGGTTTGTTGGGTGTCGCGGTGGGAATTCCTGTTCTGCGGTTGCGGGGAATTTATTTGGCGATCGCGACTATTGCTTTTGTGGAAGTGCTGCGGGTTATTTCCCTAAATCTGGATATTACAGGTGGCGCAATTGGGATTCCGAATATTCCTCAACCTTTCGTCAGCCAAATTGAATATTTGTGGATTGCTTTACCATTACTCATCATTAGTATGGTGTTGTTTTATCGCTTAGAACGTATCCGCGTTGGTAGAGCTTTTACTGCTATTCGCGAAGATGAATTAGCTGCTGGTGCAATGGGAATTAATCCTACTTCCTACAAAGTTTTAGCCTTTACCCTTGGAGCAATTCTAGCCGGAGTTGTCGGTGCTATTAGTGCCCATTTTCTCAATACTTGGAATTCCCGTCAAGGGACTTTTGATGCTAGTATTATCTATTTAACTTTTGTGTTGATTGGTGGTTCGAGAACTTTTTTGGGTTCGGTTGTAGGTGGTATGGTATTTACAGCTTTACCAGAAATTTTGCGAAACGTTGCGGATACGGGCGGTTTACCCAATTGGTTAGGACAATTTTTACGAGATGGTCGGTTAATTGTTTTCGGTTTGCTGATTGTCGTGGGAACAATATTTTTTCCCCAAGGTCTGGTGACACCAGATATCTTTAAAAGACGCACCAGTAATCGGAATCGCCAAACATGA
- a CDS encoding branched-chain amino acid ABC transporter permease, producing MDLNLFIQQFLNGLSIGSVYAIFALGYTLVYSILGIINLAHGAVFTLGAYFTYALIGGTFGFNGLLANAVLPIKLPFPIALILGSILAGLVGVATERIAFQPLRRKGSDPLLTVVSSLGVAVVIVNLIQYLVGAESYTFPADAYGNLPPSINFGSSDNPIPIRSVQVVIFAVSVVIVSIMTYFINRTKYGKAMQAIAEDPITASLLGINTDAFIILTFFISSFLAGLAGTLVASSVSIAGPYFGIAFGLRGLAVIVLGGLGSIPGAVLGGLVIGLAEAFVPGEYSAYKDAVAFGILFIMLLVRPQGLLGRRLVQKV from the coding sequence ATGGATTTGAATCTGTTTATACAGCAATTTTTGAATGGGTTATCTATCGGCAGCGTCTACGCGATTTTTGCTTTGGGATATACCCTAGTTTATTCTATTTTGGGCATCATTAATTTAGCTCATGGTGCAGTTTTTACCTTGGGTGCATATTTCACATATGCACTCATCGGTGGTACTTTTGGATTTAACGGTTTGCTAGCTAATGCGGTTCTACCGATAAAATTACCATTTCCCATAGCTTTAATATTAGGAAGTATTCTCGCGGGATTGGTGGGAGTAGCGACAGAACGCATTGCTTTTCAACCTTTGCGCCGTAAGGGTTCTGACCCATTGTTGACAGTTGTTTCTAGCTTGGGTGTGGCGGTGGTAATTGTCAACTTAATACAGTATTTAGTAGGAGCAGAAAGTTACACATTTCCCGCAGATGCTTACGGTAATTTACCACCTTCAATTAACTTTGGTAGTTCTGATAACCCGATTCCCATTCGTAGTGTACAGGTGGTAATTTTTGCTGTATCTGTAGTGATTGTCAGTATCATGACTTATTTTATTAATCGTACTAAATATGGGAAAGCAATGCAAGCGATCGCCGAAGATCCAATTACCGCTAGTTTGTTAGGAATTAACACCGATGCTTTTATTATCCTAACATTTTTTATTAGCAGTTTTTTAGCTGGCTTGGCGGGAACTTTGGTGGCTTCTAGTGTTAGTATTGCAGGACCATACTTTGGGATTGCTTTTGGTTTACGGGGTTTAGCAGTAATTGTTTTAGGTGGTTTAGGTAGCATTCCCGGCGCAGTTCTCGGCGGTTTAGTGATTGGACTAGCAGAAGCGTTTGTTCCCGGTGAATACTCTGCTTATAAAGATGCAGTAGCCTTTGGAATACTATTTATCATGCTGTTAGTTAGACCCCAAGGTTTACTCGGACGGCGCCTTGTACAAAAAGTCTAA
- a CDS encoding ABC transporter substrate-binding protein — translation MKKSAALTSAFFVTCTLLLTACGGANTGTNSRNDDSTNTTATTGGAIPIGVAFAQTSNVALIGQEGVAGAKIAEKYFNDQGGINGTPIKLVFQDSGGDEAGAINAFQSLINKDKVVGIVGPTLSQQAFSADPIAERAKVPVVAASNTAKGIPEIGDYIARVSAPSSIVAPNSIKAALKQNPQIKKVAVFYAQNDSYSKSETDIFQKTVKDQGLETVTIQKFQTTDTDFQSQATNAINLKPDLIVISGLVADSGNLVRQLRELGYKGLIVGGNGLNSSNIFSVCKALCDGVIIAQAYSPEHQNEINSTFRKTYVDQYKKEPPQFSAQAFAAVQVYVEALKDLDKKSKISKLALPQLRTELNKQILAGKYNTPLGEISFTPVGDVVQKEFYVAQIKMEKDGTKGKFTFIK, via the coding sequence ATGAAAAAATCCGCTGCGCTGACATCTGCATTTTTTGTTACTTGTACTCTGCTGCTAACAGCCTGTGGTGGCGCTAATACTGGTACGAATTCTCGAAATGATGACTCAACTAATACTACAGCAACGACGGGTGGCGCTATTCCTATCGGTGTGGCTTTTGCTCAAACTAGCAATGTGGCGTTAATCGGTCAAGAGGGAGTTGCTGGTGCGAAAATTGCTGAAAAGTATTTTAATGATCAGGGTGGGATTAACGGTACACCGATTAAATTGGTGTTTCAAGATTCTGGTGGTGATGAAGCAGGAGCAATTAACGCTTTTCAAAGTTTAATTAATAAAGATAAAGTCGTAGGAATTGTGGGTCCTACTTTGTCACAGCAAGCTTTTAGTGCTGACCCGATTGCCGAACGTGCTAAAGTTCCAGTTGTAGCAGCATCTAATACGGCTAAAGGTATTCCAGAAATTGGTGATTATATTGCTCGTGTATCGGCACCAAGTTCTATTGTTGCTCCTAATTCGATTAAAGCTGCACTCAAGCAAAATCCCCAAATTAAAAAAGTAGCAGTTTTTTACGCTCAAAATGATTCCTATAGTAAATCGGAAACGGATATTTTCCAAAAAACTGTGAAGGATCAGGGACTGGAAACGGTAACAATACAAAAGTTCCAAACTACTGATACAGATTTTCAAAGCCAAGCTACGAATGCAATTAACTTAAAACCAGATTTAATTGTGATTTCTGGTCTAGTTGCAGATAGTGGTAACTTGGTGCGACAATTGCGAGAACTGGGTTATAAAGGTTTAATTGTTGGTGGTAATGGTCTAAATAGTTCTAATATATTCTCAGTGTGTAAAGCACTTTGCGATGGCGTAATTATTGCTCAAGCTTACAGTCCTGAACACCAAAATGAGATTAATTCGACATTTCGTAAAACCTACGTTGACCAATACAAAAAAGAACCACCTCAATTTAGCGCTCAAGCTTTTGCAGCGGTGCAGGTGTATGTAGAAGCGCTGAAGGATTTAGATAAAAAGAGCAAAATTAGTAAGTTGGCGCTACCTCAATTGCGTACAGAATTGAATAAGCAAATCCTAGCCGGAAAATATAATACGCCCCTGGGTGAAATTTCTTTTACACCTGTAGGTGATGTCGTTCAAAAAGAGTTTTACGTCGCTCAAATTAAGATGGAAAAAGACGGAACCAAGGGGAAATTTACATTTATCAAGTAA